The DNA sequence GCACACAGCCCActttccagctgctgccacGTGCAAATGACCCAAAGATCCAGGAAGGCAGCATGCGTCGACCAGGCAGCCACCCGATGGAGACTGTACGCAAACATGCACACAAGAATCACCATGTTGTTGTTTTATCTGCTTGAAAACTGCATTCTAACTACAACATATAAACCCGGTACCTTTAAAGTTTGCGTGCAGCTCTTGAAGTCTTCATCTTCTGCCTCTGTCTTAAAGCCTCGATTTCCCTCAGGACCCTCAGATTGGATGTTTGAGCCGTGCGTCTCGTTTGCAGGTTCAGCCAGGTGAACGGGCCGAGACGaggcctggacctgactggcTATGCATGTGGGAGGCTGGCTGGGGGGGATGTATGGGCGGGGTGACAGAGGCGGAGGGGGGAGGGCCTGAGTGGAGGGGCTATGAGGGGGAGGCGGGATGAGGTTTGGAGCAGAGGGCGACGATGCGAAAGGAAGGGCATCGGCCTCGGTCTGGGGGGTAACTCCTAGTGATGGTAGTGAGGGGCtggaggggagggtggaggagtgAAGGTGCGTGGTTGTGGAGAGAGTTGATGCCAGAAGAGGACTCAGCAGTAGCTGTGACCGGAGGGAAGAGCTCTGATTCTTATTGTCCATGCAGGGACTCGTGTGTGGGTCACAGCATTTATTTGTCTCTTTGGTGTCAGGAGGTTCCTTGAAAGTTCTCTCCGACTGGCAACTAAAAGAGGGGGTTTTGGGAAGAGCTCCGTCGTCTGTGAGGTTCGTAAAGCCCTGCGTCTCCTCGGGATGGAATTTCCCAGGACGATGTGTCAGTTCAGCATCTTGCTCCTGACACTGATCAACACGGTCAGCAGCGCGTCCTCCCATCGCTGACACAGATTCTGGCGAGGCAGCGAGACCCCAGCTCTCAGTCCGGGACCCTTCTGTCTTCTCTTGGTCAAATCCCTGTGTAGTATCAGGCGCCATCAGTGCGTTCTGGACTCCTACAGATGGAGTAGAGAAGGGGCTTGCTTTATTTGTATCGGGTGAAGATGGGAGAGTGGGCGTGGAGCCGCACGGGACCGGAAGTGGCGTGATTGCATCGCCGCCGCTGTGATTTAACACAAACTGCCGGACGCTCCTCCGTGTGCAATAAGATGGTGATGAAAAGTGTTCAACTCCTGTTTCCACGGCAACTTGATGGAGCTTGTGTAGCTTCAGGGAGGCAAACTGGTCATCAGGAAGATGGAAATCTTGCTGAACATCAAACTTAATCAGGTCTTTAAGCAATGAGCTTAGGGACAGAGAGGGCAGAGGAAGAGCtgttgcagcaggaggagagggcaTGGTGAAAGAATGACAGCTCTCTTGACCTGCAGGGcataaagtaaaacaaaattagtacctttatttttaaaagtacCTTTACTTTTATAACAGGAACAACTGAGTATAGCTTCAAACAAGCTGGACCTATAATATTCACTGTAGCTCATGTAGAAGGAAATTGCGTTTAACTGAATAATCTGTATTAAAACAAGTCTTACTTCCACTCAGCTGGGAGGATCtgttcctcctgttctgtccagATGCAGGGCTGTTTTTAGTTCCAGTCATACCAGCCACATGTTCAGAAGCAGAGCTGGGTGGGTGTTGCTTATCGTCTGGTACTGGACCAGTTAAAAAAGACTTTGATTCATCAGCTGAACAGGGCAAAGGACAAGGCAAGACTGTGGTTCTGTAAGGTGAAGGAGAAAGTAAGACCGGGCTGTTTGTGAGTTGGGGATTATCTGAGGTATGTTCAAGTCCTTGTGGCCTGGTGACTGGGCTAAAAGAGCACCGAGGGGTGTGAGGCCGCCccctgcctctccctctcctcctcttctgtcctctcgcCGGACGAGAAGTAGAatctgctgcagaaaaacaagcatCGGTTTTAATTTGGCTATCTGGGACTCGACCTGAATTCTCACTGGAGCTTTGACGGTTTGTCTCGTCAGACATGTCAGCCTCCTTGGATTTGCTACAAGGTCCGACTGAATCAGATGTTTGGCTATTTGACCCCCCGCTGTGTGCGAGTCTTCTTCCATTGCCCCGTCTTCTACGATGTCGTCCAATGTTCAGCTGAGAGAGTATGACGGCCTGCATGTCAGGCTGACTCTGTGAAGACGTCATGCGTCTCGTGGTACGCACGTAGTACTCTGCAGGAAAAAGTAGTCCCTCCACCAAAGTACACGACTCCAGAAGACCAACTCCCTTTGTATCACGGTCTCCCTGATCTATGTTTATTTTATCTTCTTTAACTTTGTCATCACCTTTTTCACAATCTTTTCCATCTTCTACAACCATATCAACATTTCTGGTGCCTCTCTGCAGacatccatccctctgtccatcctcgCTTTGCTCTAATCCCGCCTTCTTCCTTTCAGTTTGTTTTCCCTCTTGTTCACTTTCTTCCCTGCGTAATGCAGATTTACATGCTAACAGTAATGGCTGTGTTTCTTGTTGTGCTTCTATAGACAGCTTGATCTCTTTGTCCGTTTGCTCAGGTCCTACTTGTATGACTTTTTCCTCTACATCTCTCTCTTCATTTTGGCCAAAAGCACTCGAGTGTGTATGGAGCAGGGAAGGAGACTCCTCACCAGAAAACAGCTCTTCACTTTCTTTAAAAACCTCTGTCGGCTTTGTTTGATCTCCTTTGGTCGTCTGTGTTGCAGCAGCCTCCATCCTTTCATTAGGCTCTTGCCCATTCTGACTGCCATCTGTGCTCACACCCACTAATGAACTCTGCCTTTCCCAACGCATTCGACTGCGTCGAGAGCGCAGGCGCAGGGAGGGACTAGGCCTTTCGTCAGTAGTGGATTCATGAATGGAAATTGGAGTTTGTGGACAAGCTGCATCCAGAGGAGGGAGAAATCCGACAACTCGGCTCCTGAGTTTCTCAAAATCTGTTGGATATCgtaaaatattaaaacatgCAAAGTGTATTTATTAAGTAATGTAATCATTCATTTGCAAAGATCCCTATCTCACCCTTTCACATcggtaaataataataattatgcTAACTGCTTTATTAGGTTTACAACACCACTTCTAAGAGAAAGCACAGCATTCACATTTAAGATTATACACATATACTGTTCACACTTACAATACAGCTGCACTTATATCATCTGGTAGCTAGTAACTCTGTTGCTTGAAAGGTAATTTCTATCTAATTGTCAGTTTGACCATGTACTGCAAGAGAAACCACCAGtgtaattaattaaaatgaccTCCAGCGTGTCCATTCCATTGTGCATCTTGAGCAGGAGTGGTGGTTGAGATCAGCACAGAGGGGTCATCAGGAGGATTGTCTGTGGCCTCTCGTCCCTCCTGGTTCTTATGATTGCATTGCTGTGTAatcctgctcctcacacacctctgCACGGCTTCTGAACGCTCAGCTCGCTGTCAGGAGAACCACATCAATAGAACGCAGAGAACATTTTAAGTGTAATGGTCGATGCAAGCTGAAAGAAAGTCTCTAACCTGTAGTCTCTGGGCGGTCCTGTGGTACTCTCTTTGTAAATATAACAACTTCCTGCGAAGCTGTAATGATAATATTCAGTCACAACACACAGGATTAAAGGCAGTCTGTACGGTTAAAGTGTGTAATTTGGTGGGCAGAACCTTGTCCTTGTCTTCGCAGTGAAGCGTAGTCCTCAGCTGCTCTTCACACTGGAGAATGTCGGTCACAGTGTCGTCCATCCTGCACTTTTGGACATGACACACGCACGGCAGAATGAATATGCATCTCAGACATCATAGTACTTTCACTTTGTTGTTTAGTGTAATGTTAATGGAGCTTTTCGGAAGGTTAGCTCAACATAGCAAGAAAGCTAACCTGTCCAGAAAGCATGTCTTGGCGAGCTCTTAAGGCAAAAAACACGAAACTAGTATGGATTGTGAGTCGACAGTTACACTCTCTCACATAAATGTTTTGTATGATTAAATGTCAACCCTTGCTTAAATGTAAAACACAAGAACTGGACTTACAACGGCATCAcgtttgctttattttgatgGTCGATGATGCTGATGTCGATTTAGTTTTAATTTCCCGCGAGTCCCACAAACAGGCGTGAGCAGTAGAATACCGATAACTGGATCAGCTCGTTAAATCTAGTTAAAgagtaaataaaataatcaaaactaacgtcacatttgaaagaaaaagaaatcggTTTATTGAGCTATgatattttacatatttacatttgaCAGTAAAATGTCCTACACTTTAATTACTATCTAAAATAGCTTTGACACCTTTTCAAGGAAACAATCATTTTTggatattatttttaatttacatACTGTTCTAAATACAGCCTAGTACTTTCTTCTATTTACTTCCATTTATACAAGTAGACGCAACAAATGAATGATGTATGTAATGAACAACAGAGACAGCATCACTACACCATAAGAACATTGAATGAAAATGCATGAACCTGTGATATGAAGGTGACCACAGTTTAGTGAAAAGCCTAAATTATTCTGAGGTTTTGACAGATCTCATATAATCTGTACATCAATGTAATTACAATGacttaaaaagaacaatttgcAGTACTATAATCCACTACTTTTTCCAAATaatgaaaggaaacagaagCCTGACAGACATTATACACTTAAAACACCTATTTTTGGCACTCTGGACAGACTCCACAGAATTCCAGAAAACgtatatttgattttttttcaatagACAGCTACACTTCTAGTAAAGGAGAAAATAGGACTTCATTACAGTATGAACCATACATTGGTCATTAACGGTGTTCTCAGGCATACAGAAAGTACTGTAGGCTGTTTCTAGTTTGGTGAAATCGTCCTGCTCCTCAGACATCCACAGGTGAGATACTTCATGACAGTCATGCTCACGTGCATGACGGAGCCCATATTAAATAGCATATGGTAGAAGGCACGAACAGACAGGTTCCCAGTGTCATCGGCGTATTTCAGGGCAACGATGGGACTGTACAAGGGGTTGGTCAGGTTGCGGAATCGCGGTCTGCTCGACTCAACAACCTTTACGGTGCACTGCAAAGAGCCAGAGGTGGGA is a window from the Takifugu rubripes chromosome 17, fTakRub1.2, whole genome shotgun sequence genome containing:
- the palb2 gene encoding partner and localizer of BRCA2 isoform X2, translated to MDDTVTDILQCEEQLRTTLHCEDKDKLRRKLLYLQREYHRTAQRLQRAERSEAVQRCVRSRITQQCNHKNQEGREATDNPPDDPSVLISTTTPAQDAQWNGHAGDFEKLRSRVVGFLPPLDAACPQTPISIHESTTDERPSPSLRLRSRRSRMRWERQSSLVGVSTDGSQNGQEPNERMEAAATQTTKGDQTKPTEVFKESEELFSGEESPSLLHTHSSAFGQNEERDVEEKVIQVGPEQTDKEIKLSIEAQQETQPLLLACKSALRREESEQEGKQTERKKAGLEQSEDGQRDGCLQRGTRNVDMVVEDGKDCEKGDDKVKEDKINIDQGDRDTKGVGLLESCTLVEGLLFPAEYYVRTTRRMTSSQSQPDMQAVILSQLNIGRHRRRRGNGRRLAHSGGSNSQTSDSVGPCSKSKEADMSDETNRQSSSENSGRVPDSQIKTDACFSAADSTSRPARGQKRRRGRGRGRPHTPRCSFSPVTRPQGLEHTSDNPQLTNSPVLLSPSPYRTTVLPCPLPCSADESKSFLTGPVPDDKQHPPSSASEHVAGMTGTKNSPASGQNRRNRSSQLSGSQESCHSFTMPSPPAATALPLPSLSLSSLLKDLIKFDVQQDFHLPDDQFASLKLHKLHQVAVETGVEHFSSPSYCTRRSVRQFVLNHSGGDAITPLPVPCGSTPTLPSSPDTNKASPFSTPSVGVQNALMAPDTTQGFDQEKTEGSRTESWGLAASPESVSAMGGRAADRVDQCQEQDAELTHRPGKFHPEETQGFTNLTDDGALPKTPSFSCQSERTFKEPPDTKETNKCCDPHTSPCMDNKNQSSSLRSQLLLSPLLASTLSTTTHLHSSTLPSSPSLPSLGVTPQTEADALPFASSPSAPNLIPPPPHSPSTQALPPPPLSPRPYIPPSQPPTCIASQVQASSRPVHLAEPANETHGSNIQSEGPEGNRGFKTEAEDEDFKSCTQTLKSPSGGCLVDACCLPGSLGHLHVAAAGKWAVCLWTQTSDSDWSLVHTWSFNEMVINIFPVADAAGLICVTLGQLEIREVRVLSCSSLSQVSLCDGLVQTVAALSKSRVVTSTHSASGSALRVFTLSDSGSTSSSQPLVSPGICVGALSPVHGLPDALIGTDDSERLFIWNLDTGQLLQKVLLGDGFSHVACLRGYSYSGVLFVLLQHQFLSSHQEGGGEVPVKKRKNMGLLSLVAVNPLSGKSVLATRLYPPSTWSSRLSDVDVDDRSVVGLSQNGCVCVWELGRRGVPRTVRAPESEGWQLARWGGGGTLLTGHHNGDVTLHCCRKNLIGVQTL
- the palb2 gene encoding partner and localizer of BRCA2 isoform X1, whose protein sequence is MLSGQCRMDDTVTDILQCEEQLRTTLHCEDKDKLRRKLLYLQREYHRTAQRLQRAERSEAVQRCVRSRITQQCNHKNQEGREATDNPPDDPSVLISTTTPAQDAQWNGHAGDFEKLRSRVVGFLPPLDAACPQTPISIHESTTDERPSPSLRLRSRRSRMRWERQSSLVGVSTDGSQNGQEPNERMEAAATQTTKGDQTKPTEVFKESEELFSGEESPSLLHTHSSAFGQNEERDVEEKVIQVGPEQTDKEIKLSIEAQQETQPLLLACKSALRREESEQEGKQTERKKAGLEQSEDGQRDGCLQRGTRNVDMVVEDGKDCEKGDDKVKEDKINIDQGDRDTKGVGLLESCTLVEGLLFPAEYYVRTTRRMTSSQSQPDMQAVILSQLNIGRHRRRRGNGRRLAHSGGSNSQTSDSVGPCSKSKEADMSDETNRQSSSENSGRVPDSQIKTDACFSAADSTSRPARGQKRRRGRGRGRPHTPRCSFSPVTRPQGLEHTSDNPQLTNSPVLLSPSPYRTTVLPCPLPCSADESKSFLTGPVPDDKQHPPSSASEHVAGMTGTKNSPASGQNRRNRSSQLSGSQESCHSFTMPSPPAATALPLPSLSLSSLLKDLIKFDVQQDFHLPDDQFASLKLHKLHQVAVETGVEHFSSPSYCTRRSVRQFVLNHSGGDAITPLPVPCGSTPTLPSSPDTNKASPFSTPSVGVQNALMAPDTTQGFDQEKTEGSRTESWGLAASPESVSAMGGRAADRVDQCQEQDAELTHRPGKFHPEETQGFTNLTDDGALPKTPSFSCQSERTFKEPPDTKETNKCCDPHTSPCMDNKNQSSSLRSQLLLSPLLASTLSTTTHLHSSTLPSSPSLPSLGVTPQTEADALPFASSPSAPNLIPPPPHSPSTQALPPPPLSPRPYIPPSQPPTCIASQVQASSRPVHLAEPANETHGSNIQSEGPEGNRGFKTEAEDEDFKSCTQTLKSPSGGCLVDACCLPGSLGHLHVAAAGKWAVCLWTQTSDSDWSLVHTWSFNEMVINIFPVADAAGLICVTLGQLEIREVRVLSCSSLSQVSLCDGLVQTVAALSKSRVVTSTHSASGSALRVFTLSDSGSTSSSQPLVSPGICVGALSPVHGLPDALIGTDDSERLFIWNLDTGQLLQKVLLGDGFSHVACLRGYSYSGVLFVLLQHQFLSSHQEGGGEVPVKKRKNMGLLSLVAVNPLSGKSVLATRLYPPSTWSSRLSDVDVDDRSVVGLSQNGCVCVWELGRRGVPRTVRAPESEGWQLARWGGGGTLLTGHHNGDVTLHCCRKNLIGVQTL